DNA sequence from the Chlorocebus sabaeus isolate Y175 chromosome 25, mChlSab1.0.hap1, whole genome shotgun sequence genome:
ctcctgcctcccaggttcaagcaattctcccacctcagcctcctgagtagctgggattacaggcatgctccaccacgcctggctaattttgtatttttcgtagagatggggtttctccatgttggttaggctggtctcgaactcctgacctcaggtgatctgcccatctcggcctcccaaattacatgcatgagccactgcgcccagccctctcttgctttttaaaaataatgtttttttggctgagcatggtgccacacacctgtaatcccagctacttgggaggctgaggcaggaagattgcttgagcccaggagtttaaggccagcctaggcaacatagcaagatcctgtctttaaaaaaataaaataaaataaattttaaacattgaaaaatggcagggcacagtgggaggccaaggcagccggatcacttgagatgagaagttcaaaaccaacctgggtaacatggcacaaccctatctctacaaaagtacaaaaattagctgagcctgctggcacgcacctgtagtcccacctactcagaccactgaggtgggaggatctcttgagtctgggaagctgaggctgcaatgagctgtaattgcaccactgcactccaccctgggtgacagagtgagaccctgtctcaaaaactaataggccgggtgtggtggctcacacctgtaatcccagcactttgggagcccaaggcgggtggatcacaaggtcaggagatcgaggccatcctagctaacacggtgaaaccccatctctactgaaaatagaaaaaaattagccatgtgtggcggcatgcgcctgtagtcccagctacttgggaggttgaggcaggataatcgcttgaacctggcaggcggaggtggcagtgagctgagattgcaccactgcactccagcctggctacagagtgagactccatctcaaaaatgatattaataataataataaaatgtattacatatatatatgcccaAACAATAGATCGTTTAGAATAAACAACAGGTTGctttttaacctgataacaaaaAGTATCTTGCTAAAAGAAATCTTCTAaggtttcctttgcttttttcactcTAACCTTACTTAGTCTTTCCATGAAAACATAAGTGGGTCACTTTGAGAGGGTCTTACAGCTAATCCCAGAGGGCCCATGCTTTTCCACATGAGTAATGGCTTCCCCAGAGTAGCACTTGGCGGCTAATGGCAGGCCCCAGGAGTCCCCGCAGCTGTTCGCTCCCATAGACTCAGAACACATCCACGGAGCACCTGCCTTGAGCCAGGCCAGGTAGCCCATGGATCCTGAAGTGACCAAGCTGCAACAGATGCTTTCTCCTCCAAGCAGCAGCTCCTTCTCTTCCTTGCACCACCCCAGCCTGTGGTGTCAACATGCTTGTCCCCACCCTGCCCTTTTCCCCAGGTACATGGTGGATGCTGCTGACCAGGAGAAGATTGAGGCCTCTAAAAACGAGCTCCACAACCTACTGGACAAACCTCAGCTGCAGGGCATCCCGGTCAGCAGACCTGTGGGAGCGGGATGGGGAGGGAGCTCGGCTGGGAAGTCACTGGGGGCAGGTAAAAGCCAGGCATAGTAGGGGCGCAGAGAGGAAACGGGACCCAGGAGGCCAGCTCACCACCCAGACAACCTGGGCACAGCTGCCCTAGACCTCATCCTCACCCTCGCTTCTCCATAGGTCTTAGTCCTGGGTAACAAGCGAGACCTTCCGGGAGCATTGGATGAGAAGGAGCTGATTGAGAAAATGTGAGTTGGGTGGCTCTTTATATTACTTGCTGCTCTCCCAATTCCCCAACCACCAGACCAAGAGCCTAGGCTTGCTGCTGTTCTTAGTATTAGCCACACGGTGGCAGCAGAGCCCATCTTTTCAGGCACCTCACCCTCCCCATTGTAGCCTGTTAAGAAAAAGGCCCTGCTGTCCCTTAGTCCCAGGCCCCCTGGACGTGCGTAGCCTCAGTGGACTCTACTCTGGTTTCCTCCAGGAATCTGTCTGCCATCCAGGACCGAGAGATCTGCTGCTACTCCATCTCCTGCAAAGAAAAGGACAACATTGGTGCGTAGGattggggaaaggggaggagaggggagaggcatTTCTGGGTGTTTTAGTGGCTCTCAAAGGTTCTCGCTCCACAACTTTCCTTTAAGTCCAAAGCCCTGTGGCTCTTGGGGAAAAGGCAGCTGGGTGGCCCAGATTCTGGGCACTATCCCAGCTCGTCCCCAAGTGGTTGTGTGATCTCGGGGAAATTGATCCCTGCTCTGGGCTTCACTGCCTCACTTCTAAGATTCCAGGGCTGGACCCCGTGATTCTCAGGTCCCTGCTGGCTCTGACAGGCTGTGGCTCTGTCTCTTTCCCAGCACCTGGATTCCGCTACTACTTGTTCAGGGCCGTGTGGCGCTTGCCAGCTCTGGacttcttgtttgtttgcttttgagaaagtgtctcgctctgtcacccaggctggagttccgtggagtgatcatagctcactgcagcctccaactccactcctgggttcaagcagtcctgccACCTGAGcgtcccacgtagctgggactccaggtgtgcgCCATCCCTCCTGGCACCTCTGGACTTCTGATACCCTTAGGTTTGGTTTCTTAGGCCTCTGCTGCCCCAGCATGGCCAGCACTTGCAGGCCTTCTAAGCTGTTCTCTTTTCGCCTCTCAGACATCACCCTACAGTGGCTTATTCAACACTCAAAGTCACGGAGAAGCTGAGACTCCAGCCCTTCTCCCTCAGACCAGGGACCGTCGTCATCTAAACCTGAAGCCGAGCTCCCCGCCCACCCCCATCGTCCCCCTAAGCCCACCCCTCCTCACCCAGTGTGAGGAGGGCCCTCTGGGGACCCCAGAGTCCTGTTCTGCTGAGGTTTGAACTCctgtttttattgtaaaatacatTGCCCCCCATTCTGGTCCCCTAACTTCTCACCCTTCCCCCCTGCCTTTGTCCCAtcacccagccctgcctccctcccaacAACCCTGGGCCACAGCCCCCACCCCTGGCTTTTCCCCGGCCCACTCCTGCACCTCCCTTTTCAACACTCTCTGTTATTGTCCTGTGTGtacagtatatatatgtatatatattttaactttttaatttaagcAAAGACTAAAATCAACCATTTGATGCTGCAGGGCATCGCTTTCAGGATCTGGGAGGGGGCAGtctggagaaaaggagggagacgCAGGTGGACTTGGGGCAAGTTCAGATCAGGAGAGGTGGAGACTGGCACCTGCGGCAGGTACCAGCCTGGGCACTGGTGGCCACCCCCCTGTCCCGTGTGTTTCCACCGCCCAGTCTGGCTTGTCCTGGCAGTGCTTGAACCCCACAGGCTAGCAAAGGCCTCCGGGGGCCCCTCCCCTCGGTCCCCAGCCTGGGTAGAGCCACCAGGTACGACCAGGTACCAGAAACCACCAGGTGCACGGGGCAGAAAGCCAGCATCCATGCCCCAGCAGCCccctcctgcctgctcctggctCCCAGCTCCCGCCCCTCCCCAGGGCCCCCACTTCCACAGCCCACTTCATTTTCTGTTCTCATTTTGCAGAGTTGCACAAGGAGAGAACTCAGCATGGGGGGTTGGTTCTTTgggttctgtttgtttatttgtttaatttaatgatttgtaaagtgatgttcctcttccttttttacaCTTTTCAGCTCATATTTAACCTCTGTTTGGAAAATGATTCTTGTAACTGTACATTTTTTTGCCTCCtaataacaatgacaacaacaaaaataaatgaccaGTTTTGTGTTGGGGGGGTGTATGGTGCCGGTTACTTCTCCGCAGTTGGCATGGGTTGCCCGACAGGCCCACAGGGCCACCAGCACACCCCTGCACAGTGGGCACCAACAGAGCCACGGAGCGCGAGCACATGCCCGCCCGGGGAGCACAATGGCGCTGCACAAAACGGCCTCCCACACGTGCGTCCAGGCTCTTGTGCCACctccttctcattctcttttcagACTTTCATGTAGCCAGCTTTGAGCCAGCAGCTGCCACGTGGGGCTGCAAAGCTCTGTTGAGAGAACTGCCCAGGGCTGGGTAGAGGTGGCAAGGGACAGGGCTGGGTGCTGTTTTGTGTGCAAACTGAGCTGTGCTCTCCTTAGGCCCAGTTCAGGCCTCAGCCCCTCTTTCCCAGGCCCTGGATCTCACCGGCAGCCAAGGTTGAGCCAGAACCAGAACCCTGTCCCTCTGGCCCCCAGTTCCTACCCCAGAACCAGTTAACTGTGCTCCAGGGGTAGGGCTGGGCCCACAGAGCCTGGGGGAGTGTCACCACCTTTGCTGCCTCTCAGTTAGTGCCAATGCTATGGGTTTCCTGGTAGGAGGCCTGCCCTCGCTCCTCTGCCTGTTTCTAGTCggcccctccccaccacctcacCGTTCACCGTCAGACTGGTCCTCCCTCGGCACTGCTCACAGCTGCTGCCTCAGAGCCTGGTGGCCCTGCCTGCTCAAATCCGAGGCCATCTTGACCCAGTTTCACAGTAAGCCCCACCTCCTCCCGctccacctccctcggcctctcCTTCACCCTGGAAAATGGAGCAGGCCCCTGCAGAACACCCCAGCCCTTCTCACCCCTCCCACTGCAGGAAAAAGGAGCCAAATTGTCCCATAGTCCTGGGAGTGGGGATCTTGACTCCTCATCCTGGGCCCCCCAGCCCCTCACCTTCATTGGTGCCCAGAGCTTCCTCCTGGAGGCCGTCATCAGACCTGTCAGAGCAGTGCCCTGCCTGGAGAGGCAGTTCCCCACTGCTGGAGAGTTGGAGGAAAGAATGTGGATGGAATTTGGCATCTGAAGCTAAGTGATTCTAGGGTACTTCCCAACTCCTAAGGAAAATGGGACATGCCCTCCTGGCTAAGGAGGTTGAAGGGGGGCCAGGGCTCTGtcccctgccctctcctggcTGCAAGCTTGTCTGGGTTTGCCCTGGGCCTGGGATCCTGGGAGAGGACCAGCAGTCTCACTCATCTGGGGCTGTTTCCAGGCCGAGGTGCCTTTCTAGATCCTGTGATCCTCAGTGAGGACCGAGGTTTGAGATAAGACACCTGGTTACCAGGAAGCAAGCGAGCATCCTCCTTCTAGAGTGCCGGCATGCAGCAGGTACTAATAAGACTTAAAGAATTTGTtcaagggccaggtgcagtggttcatacctgtaatcccacactttgggagcccaaggtaggagaatcacttgagtccgggagtttgagaccagcctggacaaaatagtgagaccctatctctacaagtaatcaaaaattagccaggcgtggtagtgcacacctgcagtcccagctactcaggaagctgaggcaggagaattgtgtgagcccaggaaacagaggctgcaatgagctatgatcacaccacagcactcagcttgagtgacagagtgagctcCTGTTTCAAAAAGTAAGtgttcagccaggcatggtggtacacacctgtagtcccagctactcaggaggctgaggcaggaagactgcttgagcccaggagttcaaagccagcctgggcaacatagtaagacccccccCCCAActcttaaaaacacacacacacacacacacacacacacacacacaacctattAAAGGTGAACAGGGAACAGACCATGAGTATAGGTAATTTGTCATGTTTGGGGCCCTTTGATGCCAAAACCTGGATGCATTTAAGAATCCCCTGGCCAAGCTTGCTCCATCACATTGGAGAATTGAATTCCCAAAGGGGAGGAAGGAATAAAAGGTTTGGGGCACTATGCAAAGTGCTTTATGTATCTTGTCTCATTAAATGACCATACTCCTCTGTGAAGGAcagattattcccattttgcagatgaggaagctgagactggGTTTAAGTAATTGCACTCAGGTTCCAGGATAAGTGATGAGAAGGTGACTCCCAAGTGGAGCAGGGAGACGCAGTGGATTTCAGGCTCCCCCCCCCTCATCCCCGTAACCTGGCATCAGGATCTGAGGGCTGGTCTGAAGCCTGCCCTTGGGTGAGCAAGCATGTCAGTGGCATCGCAGAGCATCCCAGCTCAAGTCCACCGCCCACCATGTGCCAACCCCCCCCGCAAGCCTAGGACCCCTAAGCAACAAACCCTACATTGTTCCCCCAGCTGGCCCAGGCTGCGGGGACAGTGGCTCTTTCCCAAGACTGCTGGCCTGCTGACTGATTCTGCAAGCCATTCACGTTGGCAGGCCTGGGAGGTGGCAGTGGCAGAGCCTTGGAGCCACGATCTCTCCCCCTTCATCTCTGAGTCGACCAACCAGCAGGAGGGAGAGGCGGAGGGCACCCTTTGTGGAGGAGGACTCCCAAACAGGATGTTGAGGGGTCTGCCTCCCCTGCCCTGGACTTCACCTCAGTTCACCCGGCCCCTTCCTGTATCCCTTAGGAAGCTGGTGGTGCCTCCAGGCCTGGTGGGGGGCGGAGAAGGAGTTGGGGAAATGGGGAGGAAATGGTCCCTAGGAGCTTCAGCGCGACAGGCCTGCCTTTGGTCCCCTCTCCAACCTGCTCCCCCAGCCATCTGAAGTTTCTACAGACAGAGCTGGGGGCTTCAGTCACCGTGGCAACAGGTCTGCTGAGAAATGGGTGGGTGTCACTCCCCAGCACAAAGGGTGTGCGCATGGCGGCGCCATCACCTAGCAACGGCCTCCCTCTCTCTTGGCGGCATCACCCGCCCTGGGGGTGGGTGCCAGGGAGAGAGAACAAGGCCGTTAAGATCCCcaggagagggggagggaagCTTGGGTACAGGGCAGGCTGAGGCCAAGGAGTGTGGGTGGGTGGACAGAGGAGAATGGAGCCCCGGGTGCTCGGAACCCCTGCCTCTGCCCGTCCCTGGGCCCCCGGGACCCTTCCTGAGGCCCCGTGTGGAAGTTCTAGGTAGGCCTGGTGAGCAGAAGTCCGGCGGGACCCAGGACAGAGCTTCAGACGGGGCGGCGGTTCTGAGGAAAGCTGAGCTCCCAGGCAGGGAGTGATTGGTAACCTGGCTGAGACATCACTTCTGTTTGATGCTGTGCCAGCTTCCCAGGGACCCACAAGGCTAATGGTGCCCTCTGGAAGGGCccagaggtggggctgggggaagtGGGACTTCAAGGGCAAGACCCCACAGGAGGAGCTGCATGAAGGGTCTGCCGGGGGCAGTGGGAGCTCTGACGGGAAGGGTGGTGCAGTGGGGGCTGGGCGGGGCAGGCCGGGGCAGGCAGCTGGGCCGTCTACAGGCAAAACAGTCCATTCTAAGAAACTGAACAAGAGCAGCTCTCAGAGTGACAAAGGTTGGGAAGTCCTGGGGCTCACAGAGGAAAGAGCACTGGCCTCCCTCCAAGGGGGGCTTTGTGGAGAGAGGGCAATAGCAGGGACGAGGGCTCCAGGAGAGAGATTTTCCAGGCTTTTGATTTCCCAAGGAGCATGGGGTTTAGACCAGGATGAGGACTTAGGTCCCCCGGCTCCCCGAGCCCTCCATCCTCTCTGTCCCTCAAAAGCCATAAAACCCTTGGAGTCCCCAGAGCCACAGGGCTGTTCTGAACATCAGCCACAGGCCAGGCCAGGTCAGCAGAAATTCCCCTAGGCATTGCCAGGCCAGGAAGGCCCAGGTGCATCTGGGCCCTGCCAGAATGTGGCACAAGAAAGTGGATGGGTGTAGGGGTAGTTCTACCTAGTTTATTGTTTCTCAGGAAGGGCCTCCTATGGGAAAGCACCTAACAGGGAGATTGGGATAGGGCAACCAGGGCATCccaaagaaaggaggaggaaggagagagaaatccTCTGGAAGAAAAGAAGGCACCAGTAGGAGGAGGCATCCAGGGCTGGGACAGATCCAGTCCAGAGAAGAGTgtattgaggccgggcgcggcagctcacacctgtaatcccagcactttgggaggccaaggtaagcagatcacttgaggtcaggagttcaacaccagcctggccaacatgatgaaaccccatctcttctacaaatacaaatatcagccgggtgtggtggtgcacacctgtaatcccagctactcaggaggctgaggcaggagaatcgcttgaacccaggaggcagaggttgcagagagctgacatcaggccactgtactccagcctgggcaacagagcaagattctgtctcaaaaaaaaaaaaaagaaaagaaaagaaaagaaaaaaaagagtgtggtGAGCCACATTGAGCTGGAGCCCCCAAAGAGCCCCCATTCCAAGATGGGGCCCCAGGTTGGGGGTTGGAAGATGATGCCTGGGAAGGGCACAACTAAAGTATGGTCAGGTTACAAGGCAGAGAGCAAGAAGAGAGACTGGAACCAAGGGAGGGCAGGCAAAGTTCTGGCTCCCAGCTGCTGGGACGCAGAGTTTCTGGGCAGTTCTAAGGACCTAGAAGCATCACCACCCACCAGTGGAAAGGACAGGGTTGGAAGGCCCCACAAGGGACAGGAAAGGTCCTGCGTGGGGAGGGGGCTTTGACATTCCCAAACCTTGACAAGAGGAACCAAGTCCATCTCTAGACAGCAAGAcaggcagcaaagcaagacctaTGGGGAAAGAACAGCAGGCACCGCCGGGGGGTGgcggcccctccctccctccccacccctgctggAGCCTCAGCAAGGTGTGCCCAGGGGCAGGAGCGGGGGTGACTCCCTGGGCTTGTGGAAGTAGATGGAAGAGGACACCTCGGTCTTGAGCTTGTTGTCCGAGCCACTGGCGGCCGAGGCCTCCGAAGCCCCGCCGCACTcctcacagcagcagcagcagcagcagtcgAGGAAGGCCCGGCCCAGCGGCCTGCAGATGCATAGGAGCAGCACCGGGGTGATGGCGCCCTTGAAGAAGGCAGAGAACTGGTTGATGAGGCCCAGGAGGTCCAGGGTCTGGCGGGTCAGCTCGGTGGAGAGGTAGGCCACCACAATGTTGCAGACGTTCTCTGGGAGGGTGCAGAAGGCGTAGACCACGGTCAGGCCCACCACGGTGCTGTTGAGCTGGCTCTCACACTGCTCGTGCTTGCTGGCCCTGCACTCCGACTTCCTCCCCGGAGGGCCTCGCACCCGCCACGTCACCAGCTGGCAGGTGACCGTGAAGAGGATGGGCAGGCAGAAGTAGCAGCCAAAGTACCACCACATGCGGGCGTTCTGGTAGGTCATCACCAGTGAGTACAGGGACTCGGGCAGGCTGGCTGAGGGTTTCATGATGCACGAGTCCAGGGTGCCCATGGTGGGGGCAGGCTCCTGTGCCAGCTGCCACAGCAGGAGCTCAGGCACAGCCAACGTCATGGAGCCCACCCAGATGACAGCCAGCTTGGCCAGGATAGATTGGCACCGCTCGATGGGCCTCACCTTGGGCAGGGTGCTGGTGGCCACGTGGAAGCGGTCAATGCCCAGGGCACAGAGGCTGAAAGTCGTGACTCCCAGAGAGGAGACCTGTGGGCAGGATGTGAGGGAAGAGAGACGCACTTGGTCAAAACCTATGGGGACAAGGAAGGACACCTGGCTTCTGGCTCAGTTAGACAATGAATGGAGTGATAAGCATAGAAATTATAATaatgggcctggcgcggtggctcacacctataatcccagcactttgagaggttgaggcaggcagatcactcgagcccaggagttcgaggccagcctgtgcaacatgatggaacccagtctctactaaaaatacaaaaaaatagcccgTCGTGGTgaggcacacctgtggtcccaactactctggaggctgaggttagaaggatggcttgagcctagaaggctgaggctgcagtgagccaagatcgcatcactgcactccagcctaggtgacagagcgaaaccctgtggaaagaagcaaggaaggaaggaaggaaggaaggaaggaaggaaggaaggaaggaaggaaggaaggaaggggggagggagggagtggggaagggagggagggaaggaaagaagggagggagggagggagggatggaaggaaggaaagaagggagggagggagggagggatggaaggaaggaaagaaggaagggaggaaggaaggaaatgaattataataatagtaacaactcCATTTAATGAGCTTTTCCTATGGGTCAGGAACTTTACATATCACATTCCCAATCAACCACCTTACAGCTGAAAAAGCTCAGGCTCAGGCAGGAAGAGTGACTTGCCCAGGACTACACTGCTGATGAATGGTGGGGCTAAGGTTTGCACACACACCTGCCTCCTTCCCCCTTGTTCTTTGCCTCTCAGGCTGGGGGATGAATGGCCTGGCTCCCACAGACCCTGTTGCTCTCTGACAGACTTTGGAAAATCATCTCCAAGGAAGAACCAAGATGAAGACATAGAAGTTCTGGATCTTTGCAGGTCCTTCCACTGCCCACACCCCATTATGTGCACGCATGGGATGAATGGTCTTGGGGAACATGGCTTACGTGTGTGTgttacgtgcacacacacacacacacacacacacagagtccctgcTCCTGGCCCTGTCCGGAGAagcccagggcctggctgtgTGGGGAAGTGGCCCCCCTCCAAGCAGCCTGTGCCCACCATGCCCACACACTATTCATCAAGCGCATGGAAAACCACCCTGTGAGCCAAGAGGAAGCAGCCTGAGCAGCAGGGGAGGAGAGTGCCAAAGagcaggaaggaagaggggacCCTCCCGCACCGTCAGACGCTGCTCGGCCACACTCAGAGATTGTGCTCAGATCCCCCTCCTGTCcaaattcttctctcttctggATGGGGGAACACAATCCCCGGCTTTTAGCACGGTCACCAAGGGTCCTTTGTGAGAACCCCAACCCCGTCTCTTGGCAGGGGAGCCCAGGCCTGTGGAGGCACAGCCTTTAAGCTTGGGTAGAAACGCCgccattctctctccttttttttttttttttttgagagtctcactctgttgccaggctggagtgcagcggcacaatctccgcctcctgggttcaagtgattctcctgcctcagcctcccgagtagctgggattacaggcgtatgccaccacgcccagctaatttttatgcttttagtagagacggggtttcaccatgttggccaggatggtctcgatctcctgacctcatgatccacccacctcggcctcccaaagtgctgggattacaggcgtgagccaccgtgcccggccctgtcCTTCTATTTTACATCTCAAAAATATCTCAAGTTTTATTCCAAGCTGCCTTTTCCTGCTCCTTCCTCAGCGCCATCCTGAGATCCTCCCTATAAAAGGGtgttgccaggcgcagtggctcgcgcctgtaattccagtactttgggagaccaaggcaggtagattgcttgagctcagcagttggagatcagcctgggcaacatggtgaaaccttgtctctaccaaaactacaaaaattagccatgcatggtacTGCccgcctgtggtaccagctactcgggaggctgaagtgggaggactgtttgaacctggtaggcggaggttgcaatgagctgagattacaccacagcattccaccctgggtgacagaatgagactccgtctcaaataaagaaaaagagtgttgtgggtgacagagtgagactctgtctcaaaaaaagggaaaaagggtgTTGTCTTCCTCCACCCGTCCCACCACCCAGCCTAGAAGGAGGACTCTTTACCAGCCTGTGGATCATCTCTATCCTCCAggaggtgtggaggggctggcccaGGAGGACATTACGTATGTCAGGACCCACAGTCAGAGAGGGCCAGGTGTTCATTTACCTACCAGCCACATGCAAGCAAGAGGTCGTACGTGTCTGCCCTTTTCCCCTTCTCCTCTATACCATGCCCAAATAAAAACCAccatttattgattttaattcTAAGCACTGTATAGACATCACCCATTTAATCCCTTAAGAATTCACCcagatagctattattattattatccccaattTACCAATGAAGCAATGGAGATTTAGGCAGTTAAAGTAATTTACCAAATCACACAGAGAGTGATGGGAAAAGCCCAGTTTCTAATCTAGTCTGCTCAATTTCAGAGTCCTGTGTCTAAGCACGCCCAGCTCACCTGGGTTGTGAGCACAGGATGATAACTAAGAGGCAAAGGCTCTCTCCAGTTGcagggtcttctttttttttttgagacggaatctcactctgtcacccaggctgcgcaatctcggctcactgcaacctctgcctgccaggttcaagcgattctcctgcctcagtctcccaagtagctgggactacaggcgtgtgccaccacacccggctaattttttatttttagtagagacagggttttaccatgttggccaggctggtcttggactcctgacctcaagcgatccgcctgcctcagcctcccaaagtgctgggattacaggcgtgacccactgcgcccagcacaGGGTCTTCTTTCAGGGTGGAGTACCTTTGGACCACTGTTAGTCAGTCTCCCTGGGTTGGAAGGACAGGAAAGGACTGTACCCACTGCTGAGACCCAGGGAGTCTGTCCAACTATGACATCATCATTGTTACATGATGAGGTGGGGACAGACCTTGGAATAGGACCTGTGTCCGTGTGCCTGATCCTGAGCCCTTCTCCGGCCAGGCAAGTCTCCCTTGTCACACAGCATCATTCATGAAGGAACAGCAGCTTCACAGGGAGGCCACAGTCACTCCATTACACTCCATGCAGCCCAAATTTGAAAGACTGCTTATTTTGTCTTATAAAGAGAGGGTGGCCTTGCTGTGTTTTGCATAAATGCACACATCAGTATATTTCTTCGGTGTTTTCAGTTGTCTCTCTATGCTCTACATATCCTTTGACACCCGTGGACTTATCGTAGACATTCCCAGAAGTGAGGGCATAGTGGTATACTTTAGAAGTGTAGAACAGGCCAGCTGGAAGGACCATCTGGTCTACCCACCCTGGTTGGGAGACTTGGTCTCCCAACCTGCCCAGTGACGCCCAGTGACGCCCAGTATGTTAGTGGTAGAGCTGAGACTAGAGCCCCCCATTAGCTCCAGTGCCCAGAACCAGGTATTCCCTTTCAGAGAGGATCTAGGAAGTTGCTGGTGGAGACGACAATGGTAACAATGAGAAT
Encoded proteins:
- the ARL8A gene encoding ADP-ribosylation factor-like protein 8A; this translates as MIALFNKLLDWFKALFWKEEMELTLVGLQYSGKTTFVNVIASGQFNEDMIPTVGFNMRKITKGNVTIKLWDIGGQPRFRSMWERYCRGVSAIVYMVDAADQEKIEASKNELHNLLDKPQLQGIPVLVLGNKRDLPGALDEKELIEKMNLSAIQDREICCYSISCKEKDNIDITLQWLIQHSKSRRS
- the GPR37L1 gene encoding G-protein coupled receptor 37-like 1, which produces MRWLWPLAVSLAVILAVGLSRVSGGAPLHLGRHRAETQEQQNRSKRGTEDEEAKGVQQYVPEEWAEYPRPIHPAGLQPTKPLVATSPNPDKDGGTPGSGQELRGNLTGAPGQRLQIQNPLYPVTESSYSAYAIMLLALVVFAVGIVGNLSVMCIVWHSYYLKSAWNSILASLALWDFLVLFFCLPIVIFNEITKQRLLGDVSCRAVPFMEVSSLGVTTFSLCALGIDRFHVATSTLPKVRPIERCQSILAKLAVIWVGSMTLAVPELLLWQLAQEPAPTMGTLDSCIMKPSASLPESLYSLVMTYQNARMWWYFGCYFCLPILFTVTCQLVTWRVRGPPGRKSECRASKHEQCESQLNSTVVGLTVVYAFCTLPENVCNIVVAYLSTELTRQTLDLLGLINQFSAFFKGAITPVLLLCICRPLGRAFLDCCCCCCCEECGGASEASAASGSDNKLKTEVSSSIYFHKPRESPPLLPLGTPC